DNA from Ruficoccus amylovorans:
AATGCGGGCCTTGGGGTCGAGCCCGGCGGCGGGCTCGTCGAGCACGAGTACCTGCGGGTCGGAGAGGAGGGCGCGGCTCAGGCACAGGCGCTGGGTCTGGCCCTTGGAGAGGGCGTTGCAGGGGCGCTCGGCCAGCACATCCATATCGGTAAAGGCCATCACCTCGTCGAGCCGCCGCTGGCGTTCGCGTCCGTGCAAGCCGAAGGCGCGCCCGTAAAAGTCGAGGTACTCCCACACGTCCATGTTCGGGTACGCGCCGAAGTGGTCAGGCATCCAGCCGATGAGGCGTCGGATGTCGCGCGGGTGGTCGATGACGTTCATGTTGCAGATCTCGATCGTGCCCGCGTCGGGCACATCGAGCGTGACCATCATGCGCATGGTGGTGGTCTTGCCCGCGCCATTGGCCCCGATAAAGCCGACGACCTGCCCGGCCCCGACCCGGAAGCTCAGGCCGTTGACAGCCCGGATCTTGCCGAAGGCGCGGTAAATGTTGTCCACTTCGATTACGTTCATCGTGCGGCCTCCTTTGCGTTAGCGCTGGCGGGGGAGGTCGCCGCCGGGGCGATTACGAACTGCCGGTACGGGTGCCAGTCGATGGAGGAGATGGCCTGCGGGGTCTCGCCGGTGTAGTTTTCCACGCTGGCGTAAACATGGCCCGCAGTCGCGTCGAGGGAGAGACGTTCCATGGTTGCGGTGGAGAATCTCGCCAGCGTGCCGCCGAGCCAGGTTTCAAAATCACTCCGGCTGACCGGTTCCAGGCGGGTGGGGCGGCCGGTGGCCACGTCTTGCGCCCGGTAAACCGCGTCGGTGGCGTGGCCGTTTTTGTGGACGTAG
Protein-coding regions in this window:
- a CDS encoding ABC transporter ATP-binding protein — protein: MNVIEVDNIYRAFGKIRAVNGLSFRVGAGQVVGFIGANGAGKTTTMRMMVTLDVPDAGTIEICNMNVIDHPRDIRRLIGWMPDHFGAYPNMDVWEYLDFYGRAFGLHGRERQRRLDEVMAFTDMDVLAERPCNALSKGQTQRLCLSRALLSDPQVLVLDEPAAGLDPKARIEFKNLVKLLADRGKTLFISSHILSELGEMCDHLLFIDNGRQVHQGTSDSLRFHKEDGHLRVRLRARGESSRLEQWIAARPEIKLRPGDNRSHELLVPHRPDDQPEAQLAGLLRELLAAGVEVYEFNRVERRLEDAFVEILGGVPS